A genome region from Sphingobium sp. WTD-1 includes the following:
- a CDS encoding PAS domain-containing sensor histidine kinase: MGSVSPLATLLLGTMMAGWLGAAIWALVTGQRMRREGMQAQGKLDRLTTLLASAPAAPVIIHPDGRMEAADRLGKWLGRDRVPTFVSELTAPDGGLEPGDAAALGREIGAAQKAGKSFSLPIRGSGSSRTLLVRGAPAGPGLAGNGGVVLWIFDATDSQAEIQALSGTVAQLREALEALAGLVEAAPFPMWHRTPDLRLSLVNSAYVRAVDGPGAHDVIMNGTELVEDVNGFSPQDAAAQAMEEGASLARIVPATIDGERRTMRVVDVPLGAAGVAGFAMDQHELEQARVEHRRLEAAQRDLLDRLSAGVARFGPDRALRFWNQPFISLFGLKQEALTDAPLFERVLDQMRDARRLPENRDFPAWRAERRDWFLSPDPLEENWLLVDGTHLRVYAQPLPDGGLLLIFEDRTEQVQLSSARDTLLRVRTATFDNLFEAIGVFSSDGRLHLWNSRFRTIWDISEEALGKHPRIDELMRAVQSRLAKPQQSNLVRELVRAATVERKQRVGHVGFADGRIFEFAAIPLPDGNALFTMLDVTDSRRVEQMLRDRNEALEQADKVKTAFVTNMSYELRTPLTTIAGFAEMMSAGYAGELSESAVEYVNGILQSTGRLSMLIDNVLDLTQGEAGTLPIERSEVDLAALVRASVARIDAEAKAKGIDLAVTLQDTLGVIQGDARRIGQAVDHLLENAVRYCGAGARVLLHGDGGPDLARLVVSDNGPGIDAIRQATIFDAISRAEQNRKGARATIGLPLVKQLAQAHGGTFELVSEPGQGTMVVIELPRG; the protein is encoded by the coding sequence ATGGGGTCTGTGAGCCCGCTTGCCACTTTGTTGCTGGGCACGATGATGGCCGGCTGGCTGGGGGCTGCGATATGGGCGCTGGTCACTGGCCAGCGCATGCGTCGTGAAGGCATGCAGGCGCAGGGAAAACTGGATCGACTGACGACATTGCTGGCGTCGGCACCCGCTGCACCTGTGATCATTCATCCCGACGGACGGATGGAGGCTGCAGACCGGCTGGGCAAATGGCTGGGCCGGGATCGTGTCCCGACCTTCGTGTCCGAACTGACGGCGCCTGACGGTGGGCTTGAGCCCGGCGATGCCGCCGCGTTGGGGCGTGAAATTGGTGCCGCACAAAAGGCCGGCAAGAGCTTTTCCCTGCCGATCAGAGGCAGCGGATCATCCCGAACCTTGCTGGTTCGCGGGGCGCCGGCAGGGCCGGGGCTGGCAGGCAATGGCGGCGTGGTCCTCTGGATCTTCGACGCGACCGACAGCCAGGCTGAAATTCAGGCGCTGAGCGGGACCGTGGCACAACTGCGCGAGGCGCTGGAGGCACTGGCAGGACTGGTCGAGGCCGCGCCGTTCCCGATGTGGCACCGGACGCCCGATCTTCGATTGAGCCTGGTCAACAGCGCCTATGTGCGCGCGGTCGATGGCCCTGGTGCCCATGATGTGATCATGAACGGCACCGAACTGGTCGAGGACGTCAACGGGTTCAGCCCACAGGATGCCGCCGCGCAGGCCATGGAAGAGGGCGCCTCACTTGCGCGGATCGTTCCTGCGACCATTGATGGCGAACGGCGGACGATGCGCGTCGTCGACGTGCCGCTGGGTGCGGCCGGGGTCGCAGGCTTCGCGATGGACCAGCATGAACTGGAACAGGCACGGGTCGAGCATCGCCGGCTGGAAGCGGCACAGCGCGATCTGCTCGATCGGCTGTCGGCCGGTGTCGCGCGCTTTGGTCCCGACCGGGCGCTGCGTTTCTGGAACCAGCCCTTCATCAGCCTGTTCGGCCTGAAACAGGAAGCGCTCACGGATGCGCCGCTGTTCGAGCGCGTGCTGGATCAGATGCGCGATGCGCGCCGCCTGCCGGAAAATCGCGATTTTCCGGCCTGGCGCGCGGAGCGGCGCGACTGGTTCCTGTCGCCTGATCCACTGGAGGAAAACTGGCTGCTGGTCGATGGCACGCATTTGCGCGTCTATGCCCAGCCGCTGCCCGACGGTGGCCTGTTGCTGATCTTCGAGGATCGGACCGAGCAGGTGCAATTGTCCAGTGCGCGCGATACGCTGCTGCGGGTGCGGACGGCGACCTTCGACAATCTGTTCGAGGCGATCGGCGTCTTCTCGTCGGATGGGCGCCTGCATCTGTGGAACAGCCGTTTCCGCACCATCTGGGACATCAGCGAAGAGGCGTTGGGCAAGCATCCCCGCATTGATGAGTTGATGCGCGCCGTGCAGAGCCGCCTTGCCAAACCGCAGCAGAGCAATCTGGTGCGCGAACTGGTCCGCGCGGCAACGGTCGAGCGCAAGCAGCGCGTCGGCCATGTCGGCTTTGCCGATGGGCGTATCTTCGAATTTGCCGCCATTCCGCTGCCGGATGGCAATGCCCTGTTCACCATGCTGGATGTCACCGACAGCCGGCGGGTCGAGCAGATGCTGCGCGACCGTAACGAGGCGCTGGAGCAGGCCGACAAGGTCAAGACCGCCTTCGTCACGAATATGAGTTATGAATTGCGCACGCCGCTGACGACCATTGCCGGCTTTGCCGAGATGATGAGCGCGGGCTATGCCGGTGAACTCAGCGAAAGTGCGGTCGAATATGTGAACGGCATCCTACAGAGCACCGGGCGCCTGTCGATGCTGATCGACAATGTGCTCGACCTGACTCAGGGCGAGGCCGGCACCCTGCCGATCGAGCGCAGCGAGGTCGATCTGGCGGCGCTGGTGCGCGCTAGCGTCGCGCGCATCGACGCCGAGGCAAAGGCCAAGGGGATCGATCTTGCCGTCACCCTGCAGGATACGCTGGGGGTGATCCAGGGCGATGCGCGACGGATCGGTCAGGCGGTCGATCATCTTCTGGAAAATGCGGTGCGCTATTGCGGCGCGGGCGCACGAGTGCTGTTGCATGGCGATGGCGGCCCCGATCTCGCTCGCCTGGTCGTGTCGGACAATGGCCCCGGCATCGATGCGATCCGGCAAGCCACGATCTTCGATGCGATCAGCCGCGCCGAGCAGAACCGCAAGGGCGCGCGAGCGACGATTGGCCTGCCGCTGGTCAAGCAGTTGGCGCAGGCCCATGGCGGCACGTTCGAATTGGTGTCTGAACCGGGACAGGGAACGATGGTCGTGATCGAGCTGCCGCGTGGCTGA